From one Streptomyces spiramyceticus genomic stretch:
- a CDS encoding ATP-binding protein has protein sequence MSLSRQQRFPRSRVSVRAARAFVIGTVTEWGVSDRQDDIRLCVSELATNALLHGVPPGREFCVRLSTDGELLRIEVRDSGDGCPQVLSPSADRSTGRGLHLVKELADDCGVVEHTVGKTVWLAFKVTSVSEGAR, from the coding sequence GTGTCCCTGTCACGGCAACAGCGGTTTCCCCGATCTCGCGTCTCCGTCCGCGCTGCGCGCGCCTTCGTTATCGGCACCGTTACGGAGTGGGGCGTTTCCGACCGGCAGGACGACATACGGCTGTGCGTCTCCGAGCTGGCCACGAACGCCCTGCTCCACGGAGTTCCGCCGGGGCGGGAGTTCTGCGTGAGACTCAGCACGGACGGTGAACTCCTCCGGATCGAGGTACGGGACAGCGGGGACGGGTGTCCCCAGGTCCTGTCTCCGTCTGCCGACAGGAGCACGGGACGCGGGCTCCACCTGGTGAAGGAGTTGGCGGACGACTGCGGCGTCGTCGAGCACACAGTCGGCAAGACCGTGTGGCTTGCCTTCAAAGTCACATCCGTATCGGAAGGAGCCCGCTGA
- a CDS encoding maleylpyruvate isomerase N-terminal domain-containing protein produces the protein MDLSHVISEISRSGARFAATLTDTELRSPSTLPGWTRGHVAAHVASSADAYVWLLAVARTDADPAPRAGTEALARRRSHCRRSSPGSTQLATATGPGLELSPGHHRSERPAQRSKVPDQGD, from the coding sequence ATGGACTTGTCCCACGTCATCAGCGAAATATCCCGCTCCGGCGCACGCTTCGCAGCCACCCTCACCGACACGGAGCTGCGCAGCCCCTCAACGCTGCCCGGCTGGACCCGTGGCCACGTCGCCGCCCACGTGGCCAGCAGCGCCGACGCCTACGTATGGCTGCTGGCCGTCGCCCGCACAGATGCCGACCCCGCGCCACGGGCCGGCACCGAGGCGCTCGCCCGACGCCGCAGTCACTGCCGACGGTCCAGTCCCGGATCCACCCAACTGGCCACTGCCACCGGCCCCGGGCTGGAACTGAGCCCGGGTCACCACCGCAGTGAGCGACCTGCCCAGCGAAGCAAAGTCCCAGATCAGGGCGATTGA
- a CDS encoding MCE family protein, translating into MIPFRERNPVTIGAVGLTTIALLIAAAFNVESLPLIGNGEKYSAALSEAGGLKPGDEVRIAGVKVGKVDDVDLDEDHVKVTFRIKGGPEFGTRTGASIRIKTILGAKYLALEPKGPGQMRPGSEIPLSRTVAAYDVVEAFSDLTTTTEKIDTEELATALDTISATFEDSPAEVRASIKGLSKISRTIASRDKALRELLGHANGVTGVLSERSGEFTKLVKDGDKLFKEIAERRQVIHALLKSSVALGIQLSGLVEDNRKEIGPALSNLNAVVKLLERNQESLNRSVKLMAPFARVFTNTLGNGRWFDSYIQNMVAPTPVTPRTEGSR; encoded by the coding sequence GTGATTCCCTTCCGTGAGCGCAACCCCGTGACGATCGGCGCCGTCGGCCTCACCACCATCGCGCTGCTGATCGCCGCGGCGTTCAACGTCGAGAGCCTGCCGCTGATCGGCAACGGCGAGAAGTACAGTGCGGCGCTCTCCGAGGCGGGCGGCCTCAAGCCCGGCGACGAAGTCCGTATCGCCGGGGTCAAGGTGGGCAAGGTCGACGACGTCGACCTGGACGAAGACCACGTCAAAGTGACCTTCCGGATCAAGGGAGGCCCGGAGTTCGGCACCAGGACAGGCGCGTCCATCCGGATCAAGACGATCCTTGGCGCGAAGTACCTGGCACTGGAACCGAAGGGCCCCGGGCAGATGCGGCCCGGCAGCGAGATCCCGCTGAGCCGGACGGTGGCGGCGTACGACGTGGTGGAGGCCTTCAGCGACCTGACGACCACCACGGAGAAGATCGACACGGAGGAACTGGCGACCGCCCTGGACACCATCTCGGCCACCTTCGAGGACTCGCCCGCCGAGGTCAGGGCGTCCATCAAGGGACTGTCGAAGATCTCCCGGACCATCGCCTCCCGGGACAAGGCACTGCGCGAACTCCTCGGCCACGCCAACGGTGTCACCGGTGTGCTCTCGGAGCGGTCGGGCGAGTTCACCAAGCTCGTCAAGGACGGCGACAAGCTCTTCAAGGAGATCGCCGAACGACGCCAGGTCATCCACGCGCTGCTCAAGAGCTCGGTCGCCCTCGGCATCCAGCTCTCGGGCCTGGTCGAGGACAACCGCAAGGAGATCGGCCCCGCCCTCAGCAACCTGAACGCGGTGGTCAAGCTGCTGGAACGCAACCAGGAGAGCCTCAACCGCAGCGTCAAGCTGATGGCGCCCTTCGCCCGGGTCTTCACCAACACCCTCGGCAACGGCCGCTGGTTCGACAGCTACATCCAGAACATGGTCGCCCCCACACCGGTGACCCCGCGGACGGAGGGATCACGGTGA
- a CDS encoding MCE family protein — MSTISSTRKAALWAAAGSLLLTGCEFNGLYDVQLPGGAAADGHAYRVTVEFRDVLDLVPQSTVKANNVTVGAVEKVELDGWHAKVRLRVADSVKLPANATAELRQTSMLGEKYVSLSPPTDVAPVGRLTDGAKIPLSRSGRNPEIEEVLSALSALLNGGGVAQLHTITTELNKALEGRENRVKSLLSELDTFIGGLDKQRAEIIRALEGIDKLAKRLAKEKATIGRAITTMPPALKVLADQRTKLTTMLTSLSKLGKTGTKVINASRADLTANLRSLRPILQQLNKAGSDLPNALELLTTYPFPRNVVGAIKGDYVNLKVTADLDLNSIYGNLADDPKKPAKPGKPTLPGTPDVPGVPELPETPGLPETPELPDAPELPDSPPSNRPPGEGDEDGGDGDVLCPPVCTSSYSSYGDYPSYGGFGSDFGSDFDLALAELMLKGMQP, encoded by the coding sequence ATGAGCACAATCTCCAGTACTCGCAAGGCGGCCCTGTGGGCGGCTGCCGGTTCGCTGCTGCTGACCGGATGCGAATTCAATGGCCTGTACGACGTCCAGCTGCCCGGCGGCGCCGCCGCGGACGGCCATGCCTACCGTGTCACCGTCGAGTTCAGAGACGTACTGGATCTGGTGCCCCAGTCCACGGTGAAGGCGAACAACGTCACCGTCGGCGCCGTCGAAAAGGTCGAACTGGACGGCTGGCACGCCAAGGTGCGACTTCGCGTCGCCGATTCGGTGAAGCTGCCCGCCAACGCGACAGCCGAGCTGCGCCAGACCAGCATGCTCGGCGAGAAGTACGTATCACTCTCGCCCCCGACGGACGTCGCACCCGTGGGCAGGCTGACCGACGGCGCGAAGATCCCACTGTCCCGCAGCGGACGCAATCCGGAGATCGAAGAGGTACTTTCGGCGCTTTCCGCCCTGCTCAACGGTGGTGGGGTGGCTCAGCTCCACACCATCACCACGGAGTTGAACAAGGCGTTGGAGGGCCGCGAGAACCGGGTCAAGTCCCTGCTCTCCGAGCTCGACACCTTCATCGGCGGCCTCGACAAGCAGCGCGCCGAGATCATCCGCGCGCTGGAGGGCATCGACAAGCTCGCCAAGAGGCTCGCGAAGGAGAAGGCCACGATCGGCCGGGCCATCACCACCATGCCGCCGGCACTGAAGGTGCTGGCCGACCAGCGCACCAAGCTGACCACGATGCTCACCTCCCTCTCGAAGCTCGGCAAGACGGGCACGAAGGTGATCAACGCGTCGCGCGCCGACCTGACCGCCAACCTGCGAAGTCTCCGGCCGATCCTCCAGCAGCTGAACAAGGCGGGCAGCGATCTGCCCAACGCGCTGGAGCTGCTGACGACGTACCCGTTCCCGCGCAATGTCGTGGGCGCCATCAAGGGCGACTACGTCAACCTCAAAGTCACCGCCGATCTCGACCTCAACAGCATCTACGGCAACCTCGCCGACGACCCGAAGAAGCCCGCCAAGCCCGGAAAGCCCACGCTGCCCGGGACCCCCGACGTCCCCGGCGTCCCCGAACTCCCCGAAACGCCGGGCCTTCCGGAGACCCCGGAGCTGCCGGACGCACCGGAGCTGCCGGATTCACCCCCTTCGAACCGGCCGCCAGGAGAAGGAGACGAGGACGGCGGAGACGGGGACGTGCTGTGCCCGCCGGTGTGCACCAGCAGCTACTCGTCGTACGGCGACTACCCCTCGTACGGCGGCTTCGGCTCCGACTTCGGCTCCGACTTCGACCTCGCTCTGGCGGAGCTCATGCTGAAGGGGATGCAACCGTGA
- a CDS encoding DUF6228 family protein: MIEEEDTDGSAVYVGDGGPRAIRLRLYEPMRPFPEDGDDLMLDFLVNARGEWLCVEVSVRTWGGDGLDAFLEELAEDFRGWEGARSWRSLERDLTLSAERGPGGYVHLTWGLHDRPPSSEWHFETTTVHAPGEAMRNLAADVREFFASCP; encoded by the coding sequence GTGATCGAGGAAGAAGATACAGACGGCTCCGCCGTTTACGTAGGAGACGGCGGTCCGCGCGCGATTCGGTTGCGTCTCTACGAGCCGATGAGGCCATTCCCAGAGGATGGGGACGACCTGATGCTCGACTTCCTTGTGAACGCGCGCGGCGAATGGCTGTGCGTCGAGGTGTCAGTGAGGACGTGGGGTGGTGACGGTCTTGATGCCTTTCTCGAGGAGCTGGCGGAAGACTTCCGGGGATGGGAAGGAGCGCGGTCGTGGCGTTCGCTTGAACGCGATCTGACGCTCTCGGCAGAGCGCGGCCCGGGTGGCTACGTTCACCTGACGTGGGGGCTGCATGACCGGCCACCGTCTAGCGAGTGGCACTTCGAGACCACCACTGTGCACGCGCCGGGCGAGGCCATGCGCAACCTCGCCGCCGATGTCCGCGAGTTCTTCGCGAGCTGCCCGTGA
- a CDS encoding NUDIX hydrolase gives MPITPDHIRETLDDYLDAHPDEMWRLASIPELLDAEADLASRKEFRGHVTAGAILADPAGRVLHIKHLALNRWLLPGGHLEADDTSLLAAAQRELTEETGITASAVVAAGHRPVHIDAHHIPANPAKGEPDHRHFDFRFLFRTSADVVELQTEEVTAAAWRYADTIENETLRSRVLEALC, from the coding sequence GTGCCCATCACGCCCGACCATATCCGCGAGACCCTTGACGACTACCTCGACGCTCACCCCGACGAGATGTGGCGGCTCGCCTCCATCCCCGAACTCCTCGACGCCGAGGCTGACCTCGCGAGCCGGAAGGAGTTCCGCGGCCACGTCACCGCGGGGGCGATCCTCGCCGACCCCGCCGGCCGTGTGCTCCACATCAAGCACCTCGCCCTGAACCGCTGGCTCCTGCCCGGCGGACACCTCGAGGCCGACGACACCAGCCTCCTCGCCGCCGCGCAGCGCGAGTTGACCGAGGAGACCGGCATTACGGCCTCGGCCGTCGTGGCTGCCGGACACCGCCCTGTACACATCGACGCCCACCACATCCCCGCCAACCCTGCCAAGGGTGAGCCCGATCACCGGCACTTCGACTTCCGGTTCCTCTTCCGAACCTCGGCCGATGTCGTCGAGCTGCAAACCGAAGAGGTCACGGCCGCGGCCTGGCGCTACGCAGATACGATCGAGAACGAGACCCTGCGCAGCCGGGTCCTCGAGGCGCTGTGCTGA
- a CDS encoding adenosylhomocysteinase, translating into MEPFERARLDAYFGRIASRFAPAERPAAFLITHLLPERPAFVRGVAGVTELRAVLPKPKSVHAEALRQVEGDGHACDKLSRELFADPERAVRYVEARAAGRRVVLLDVGGYFAPSLEALCDRFSGQILGVVEDTENGHRRYADLDKLPCPVVSVARSPLKDPEDFLVGQSVVFSTEALMRSRGDILHGRTALVIGFGKLGSSISRLLHAKGVRVTVYDIDPVRRTQVLSQGFTVARDREAGLSDAGLVLCATGALSLRGEDFPRLRNGAYVATVTSSEDELELAGLPDVYERAHIGEHVTRYLTTGHYFYLLNGGNAVNFLHGASVGPFIFLVQAEILAASAALGRGGLDPGMHEISSTDRATIAATWLDYFNR; encoded by the coding sequence ATGGAACCCTTCGAACGTGCCCGACTCGACGCCTACTTCGGCCGGATCGCCTCACGCTTCGCGCCCGCCGAGCGCCCTGCCGCGTTCCTGATCACGCACCTCCTGCCGGAGCGCCCAGCGTTCGTGCGGGGCGTGGCGGGTGTGACCGAGCTGCGGGCAGTGCTGCCCAAGCCGAAGTCCGTGCATGCCGAGGCGTTGCGCCAGGTCGAGGGCGACGGGCACGCGTGCGACAAGCTGTCGCGCGAGCTGTTCGCCGATCCCGAGCGCGCCGTGCGGTACGTCGAGGCGCGCGCCGCAGGGCGCCGTGTCGTCCTGCTCGATGTCGGTGGGTACTTCGCCCCGTCGCTCGAGGCGCTGTGCGATCGCTTCTCGGGGCAGATCCTCGGCGTGGTCGAGGACACCGAGAACGGGCACCGTCGCTACGCCGACCTCGACAAGCTGCCCTGCCCGGTCGTCTCGGTGGCCCGCTCGCCACTCAAGGACCCCGAGGACTTCCTCGTAGGCCAGTCGGTCGTGTTCTCGACCGAGGCGCTCATGCGCAGCCGGGGAGACATCCTGCACGGCCGTACCGCGCTCGTGATCGGCTTCGGCAAGCTCGGGTCGAGCATCTCCCGTCTGCTGCACGCCAAGGGCGTACGGGTCACGGTGTACGACATCGATCCCGTACGCCGTACACAAGTACTCTCGCAGGGCTTCACGGTGGCCCGTGACCGCGAGGCCGGACTCAGCGACGCCGGGCTCGTACTGTGCGCGACCGGGGCGCTCTCGCTGCGCGGTGAGGACTTCCCCAGGCTGCGCAACGGCGCGTACGTCGCCACCGTGACCAGCAGCGAGGACGAGCTTGAGCTCGCCGGACTGCCGGACGTGTACGAGCGCGCTCACATCGGCGAGCACGTCACCCGCTACCTGACGACCGGCCACTACTTCTACCTGCTCAACGGTGGCAACGCCGTCAACTTCCTGCATGGCGCCAGCGTGGGGCCGTTCATCTTCCTCGTACAGGCCGAGATACTCGCCGCTTCCGCCGCGCTTGGCCGCGGCGGCCTTGACCCCGGAATGCACGAGATCAGCTCGACCGACCGCGCCACTATCGCCGCGACCTGGCTCGACTACTTCAACCGGTGA
- a CDS encoding DUF3885 domain-containing protein: MDLDTAWDSNWPGALPLGHLLRTACPDRWVRLHSLPESKRYADTEEEYTILLGRQHALLADLYAPPELRVITCEWSDDPSPHGRQADLEHVVPGDYWRTVLEDETEEPEFRIYTHLYAGLLPNLTTALNPLLCMVADFDTAGVIVAPADLGWLVHPYDGGIDVIAPTQADRDALRERHPDWLSQHLGGL, translated from the coding sequence TTGGACCTCGATACGGCATGGGATTCCAACTGGCCCGGCGCGCTGCCACTCGGGCACCTGCTCCGTACAGCCTGCCCGGACCGGTGGGTGCGCTTACACAGTCTTCCGGAGTCCAAGCGGTACGCCGACACCGAGGAGGAGTACACGATCCTGCTCGGCCGTCAGCATGCGCTTCTCGCCGATCTCTATGCCCCGCCGGAACTCCGCGTGATCACCTGCGAATGGAGCGATGACCCATCCCCGCATGGTCGGCAGGCCGACTTGGAGCACGTCGTACCGGGCGACTATTGGCGAACCGTCCTCGAAGACGAGACCGAGGAACCGGAGTTCCGGATCTACACGCACCTCTATGCGGGGCTACTTCCGAACCTGACTACAGCCCTCAATCCGCTGCTGTGCATGGTCGCCGATTTCGATACCGCAGGAGTCATCGTTGCTCCAGCAGATCTTGGATGGCTCGTCCACCCGTATGACGGTGGGATCGACGTGATCGCCCCGACCCAGGCCGATCGCGACGCACTACGCGAGCGGCATCCTGACTGGCTCTCTCAACACCTCGGGGGCCTGTAG
- a CDS encoding Imm10 family immunity protein, with protein sequence MTYRFIAQVACGLDNEDEDDCMMAGVAESDDGDAFSLIFMCDFEEPDAQEVSLGFDTHCLVTPDQGTAYGCVREVTLNGDVLRVVLDPDSLASLGLDEPVIEVVLRAPPEDVGRMRDVLPRILAYGRPAARPFLVEL encoded by the coding sequence ATGACTTACAGGTTCATAGCGCAGGTCGCCTGCGGGCTCGACAACGAAGACGAAGACGACTGCATGATGGCGGGAGTCGCCGAGTCTGATGATGGTGACGCCTTCTCTCTGATCTTCATGTGCGACTTCGAGGAGCCCGACGCCCAAGAGGTGTCCCTCGGCTTCGACACTCACTGCCTGGTCACGCCCGACCAGGGGACCGCCTACGGCTGCGTACGCGAGGTCACGCTCAACGGTGATGTGCTGCGAGTCGTTCTCGACCCTGATTCCTTGGCTTCTCTCGGTTTGGACGAACCCGTTATCGAGGTTGTGCTGCGCGCTCCTCCGGAGGACGTTGGCCGCATGCGGGACGTGCTACCGCGCATCCTCGCCTACGGCCGGCCTGCCGCACGCCCATTCCTGGTCGAGCTGTAA
- a CDS encoding MCE family protein, which translates to MITRTVKAQLVAFSLVTALGVSYVGAEYTGLVDRILDRGYTVRADFADSGGIYSGAEVTYRGVPVGRVGDLRLTGAGGVSVALLLEGDAPQIPADSLAVVANRSAVGEQYVDLQPRAGSGPYLHDGSGIARRNTRVPVPTTDLILSLDRLVNSVDKQDLRITVDELGKAFAGTGPHLTRLVDSGNDLVESASDSLPQTISLIEDSRKVLKTQADKGSAIKSFSSDLADLTAQLKSSDGDLRALMGNGTSAAQQMNSLLKSNEPHLPVLLGNLISGGQITVARLPGVEQMLVTFPVVVAGSHTVIPGDGTTHFGMVVNADDPPPCRQGYETQRRDPSDTTNRPANTDARCTAPRGGDTSVRGAQNTPGAGSPTGRPVEIGSTGGEQNLFGKDSWQWLLVGPMA; encoded by the coding sequence GTGATCACACGTACGGTCAAAGCCCAGCTGGTCGCATTCTCCCTGGTCACCGCCCTCGGGGTGTCCTACGTCGGCGCCGAGTACACCGGACTGGTCGACCGCATCCTGGACCGCGGATACACCGTACGAGCCGACTTCGCCGACTCCGGAGGCATCTACTCGGGCGCCGAGGTCACGTACCGAGGGGTCCCGGTGGGCCGCGTCGGCGATCTGCGGCTGACCGGCGCGGGCGGGGTCTCGGTGGCGCTCCTTCTTGAGGGGGACGCTCCGCAGATCCCGGCGGACTCTCTGGCGGTCGTGGCGAACCGTTCGGCCGTCGGCGAGCAGTATGTGGATCTTCAGCCACGTGCCGGGAGCGGCCCGTACCTCCATGACGGCAGCGGCATCGCCCGGCGGAACACCCGGGTGCCGGTACCCACCACAGACCTGATCCTCAGCCTGGACCGGCTGGTCAACTCGGTGGACAAGCAGGACCTGCGGATCACGGTCGACGAACTGGGCAAGGCGTTCGCCGGCACAGGCCCGCATCTGACCCGGCTGGTGGACTCGGGCAATGACCTGGTCGAGTCGGCATCGGACTCGCTCCCTCAGACCATCTCGCTGATCGAGGACTCGCGGAAGGTTCTGAAGACCCAGGCAGACAAGGGCTCGGCGATCAAGTCGTTCTCCAGCGATCTGGCAGACCTGACCGCCCAGTTGAAGTCCAGCGACGGCGACCTGCGCGCCCTGATGGGCAACGGCACATCCGCCGCCCAGCAGATGAACTCGCTGCTGAAGTCGAACGAGCCCCACCTCCCGGTCCTGCTGGGAAACCTGATCAGCGGCGGCCAGATCACCGTCGCCCGGCTCCCCGGCGTGGAACAGATGCTGGTCACCTTCCCGGTGGTGGTGGCGGGCAGCCATACGGTCATCCCCGGTGACGGCACCACCCACTTCGGGATGGTGGTCAACGCCGACGACCCACCGCCGTGCCGTCAGGGCTACGAGACGCAGCGCCGCGACCCGTCGGACACCACGAACCGCCCGGCGAACACCGACGCACGCTGCACAGCGCCGCGCGGAGGCGACACATCGGTCCGCGGAGCCCAGAACACCCCGGGCGCCGGCAGCCCGACCGGAAGGCCCGTCGAGATCGGCTCGACAGGCGGAGAACAGAACTTGTTCGGAAAGGACTCATGGCAATGGCTGCTAGTAGGACCAATGGCATGA
- a CDS encoding GntR family transcriptional regulator, with translation MTVPTTEANAYDHRSLHERIAADLRDEIMSGDLGPGAKLPSTVQLKARFDASNATVQKALQLLKDEGLVIGRAGAAVTVREHRQRTMRPASFMAPAESGAPYRWLTEAAKHGAQARSRLLEVGEATPPADVSAALNLPEGGTALLRRQVLMLDDEPTELVTSYYPMDIGRGTAMTERRKIKGGTPTLLAELGYPPRQSVDRISARVPTQEQYRALQLPSDLPVLRTLRVVYSDHHRPIEATIMVKAGHLYELQYEFTPE, from the coding sequence ATAACGGTGCCCACGACCGAAGCGAACGCGTACGACCACCGTTCTCTGCACGAGCGGATCGCCGCGGACCTGCGCGACGAAATCATGAGCGGCGACCTCGGCCCCGGGGCCAAACTGCCGTCAACCGTGCAACTCAAGGCCAGGTTTGACGCCTCGAACGCCACAGTCCAGAAGGCCCTGCAGCTCCTCAAGGACGAGGGCCTGGTAATCGGGCGGGCAGGCGCGGCCGTGACAGTACGCGAGCACAGGCAGCGGACCATGCGACCCGCGTCGTTCATGGCCCCGGCGGAGTCCGGAGCGCCGTACCGCTGGCTCACCGAAGCGGCGAAGCACGGCGCGCAGGCGCGGAGCCGACTGCTCGAAGTCGGGGAAGCCACACCCCCTGCGGACGTCTCCGCAGCCTTGAACCTTCCCGAGGGCGGTACGGCCTTGCTGCGTCGCCAGGTGCTCATGCTCGACGACGAGCCGACGGAGCTGGTCACGTCCTACTACCCCATGGACATTGGCCGGGGTACGGCGATGACGGAGCGCCGCAAGATCAAGGGCGGTACGCCTACGCTCCTCGCCGAGCTGGGCTACCCACCCCGGCAGAGCGTGGACAGGATCTCCGCGCGAGTTCCCACCCAGGAGCAGTACCGGGCACTTCAACTCCCCAGCGATCTCCCGGTCCTTCGAACCCTGCGCGTCGTCTACAGCGACCACCACCGCCCCATCGAAGCCACCATCATGGTTAAGGCCGGTCATCTATACGAGCTGCAATACGAGTTCACACCGGAGTGA
- a CDS encoding GntR family transcriptional regulator — MGSGEWVSTSTPYLKPQAKGQPDTWGAEAASRGRRGTQRIVHAGEVVAPPEVAELLGVTEGEDVVVRRRMMYLDGQPCELTDTFYPSHIARGTRLAETAKIPGGAVTLLADLGHVGVRVREDVTARMPCAEEREALQTGPHEPVLQLTRITLDGHDRPIQVDMMTMPADRQRLRYEIRIG, encoded by the coding sequence GTGGGCAGCGGTGAGTGGGTCAGCACTTCGACGCCGTATCTGAAGCCACAGGCGAAGGGGCAGCCCGATACCTGGGGTGCTGAGGCAGCTTCCCGAGGCCGCAGAGGAACTCAGCGCATCGTTCATGCAGGCGAAGTCGTGGCGCCACCCGAGGTGGCGGAGCTGCTCGGGGTTACAGAAGGGGAGGATGTCGTCGTACGCCGCCGCATGATGTATCTCGACGGCCAGCCCTGCGAATTGACGGACACCTTCTACCCCTCGCACATCGCCCGGGGCACCCGCCTCGCCGAGACAGCGAAGATTCCCGGTGGCGCGGTCACGCTCCTCGCCGACCTCGGGCACGTTGGCGTACGCGTCCGTGAGGACGTGACGGCCCGGATGCCTTGCGCAGAGGAACGGGAGGCGTTGCAGACCGGGCCGCACGAGCCTGTCCTGCAACTGACGCGGATCACGCTGGACGGCCACGACCGGCCAATTCAGGTGGACATGATGACCATGCCCGCCGACCGCCAGCGGCTGCGATACGAGATCAGGATCGGATAA
- a CDS encoding MCE family protein, protein MALVTALVVVAGLAVVYWPESPRVRITAYFPRTVGIYPGSDVRVLGVRIGEVKKITPEGERVRVELEYEGERKVPADAKAAIINSSVVSDRYVQLLPVYRDGPAMKAGAVIPEHRTAVPVELDRVFDSLRTTADALGPKGANKDGSLSRLLGVSADNLKGQGDQMHQTVEDLSQAVTTLSGGRKDLFGTVQNLQVFTAALAADDKSVRSFNDSLAKVAEQLAGERKDLAAAVKHLAAALADVADFVKNNKKALTANVKGLSKVTKVLVTQRAALEELLDVAPAGLSNLQNAYNPESGTLDTRNNPDHSQDPAALLCSVLKTTGEKADCRDLKKLFDSLPELPEADPVTGEAGAVSGSGSGSVDRTLGGILEARA, encoded by the coding sequence ATCGCGCTCGTCACCGCACTGGTGGTCGTCGCGGGACTGGCCGTCGTGTACTGGCCGGAGTCGCCCAGGGTCCGGATCACCGCGTACTTCCCGCGCACCGTCGGCATCTATCCCGGTTCCGACGTACGTGTCCTCGGCGTCAGGATCGGCGAGGTCAAGAAGATCACGCCGGAGGGCGAGCGGGTCCGGGTCGAGCTGGAGTACGAGGGGGAACGCAAGGTCCCCGCGGACGCCAAGGCCGCGATCATCAATTCCTCGGTGGTCAGCGACCGTTACGTACAGCTGCTTCCGGTTTATCGGGATGGCCCGGCGATGAAGGCAGGCGCCGTCATTCCCGAGCACCGCACGGCCGTGCCGGTCGAGCTGGACCGCGTCTTCGACAGTCTCCGTACGACGGCGGACGCGCTCGGCCCGAAGGGCGCCAACAAGGACGGCTCGCTGTCCCGACTCCTCGGGGTCAGCGCGGACAACCTCAAGGGGCAGGGCGATCAGATGCATCAGACCGTCGAGGACCTCTCGCAGGCCGTCACCACGCTGTCGGGCGGCCGGAAGGACCTGTTCGGGACCGTACAGAACCTGCAGGTGTTCACGGCCGCGCTGGCGGCCGACGACAAGAGCGTCCGGTCGTTCAACGACAGCCTGGCCAAGGTCGCCGAGCAACTCGCCGGTGAGCGCAAGGATCTGGCGGCGGCGGTCAAGCACCTGGCGGCCGCGCTGGCCGATGTGGCCGACTTCGTGAAGAACAACAAGAAGGCGCTGACCGCCAATGTGAAGGGCCTCTCCAAAGTGACCAAGGTGCTGGTCACCCAGCGCGCCGCCCTGGAGGAGCTGCTCGACGTAGCCCCCGCCGGGCTCTCCAACCTCCAGAACGCATACAACCCGGAGTCCGGCACGCTCGACACCCGCAACAACCCCGACCATTCCCAGGACCCGGCCGCGCTGCTCTGCTCCGTGCTCAAGACGACCGGGGAGAAGGCGGACTGCCGGGACCTGAAGAAGCTGTTCGACTCACTGCCGGAGCTGCCCGAGGCCGACCCTGTGACCGGGGAGGCGGGGGCGGTGTCGGGTTCCGGCTCCGGCTCGGTCGACAGGACGCTGGGCGGAATCCTGGAGGCCCGCGCATGA